From the genome of Glycine max cultivar Williams 82 chromosome 2, Glycine_max_v4.0, whole genome shotgun sequence, one region includes:
- the LOC100777541 gene encoding uncharacterized protein, whose protein sequence is MTFEEKTIYQTSLASIPNYTLLECVLGLCFKVITILLQLPYEYIDNNPIPTIVFKGRPRTFHAFITCIIFAFSGATNALVAFNKSRFSRLCGYYAMASMASALAILLWAVCCTGIN, encoded by the coding sequence ATGACTTTCGAAGAGAAGACAATTTATCAAACCTCTTTAGCCTCAATTCCCAACTACACCCTTCTAGAGTGTGTCTTGGGGCTATGCTTCAAAGTGATAACCATCCTCCTTCAGCTTCCTTATGAGTACATAGACAACAATCCAATTCCCACCATAGTCTTCAAGGGTCGCCCAAGAACCTTCCATGCCTTCATAACATGCATAATCTTCGCCTTCTCCGGTGCTACCAATGCACTTGTGGCATTCAATAAGTCAAGATTTTCTAGGCTTTGTGGGTAttatgcaatggcttctatggctTCTGCTTTGGCAATTCTCTTGTGGGCAGTGTGCTGCACAGGCATCAATTAG
- the LOC100784872 gene encoding fe(2+) transport protein 1, whose protein sequence is MAFNTRGVSIIRKLLVSAATLPPLASAAAPQCELKYEGGCRDKAEALKLKIVAIFCILVTSMIGISLPLFSRAVPSLHPDRDVFVLVKAFASGVILSTGYMHVMPDSFDDLTSMCLPERPWRKYPFTTFIAMLAAVFTLMVDSFSINYFRKKLTTSTAESTTASSLEAGENKEGDMFGHGHCHGHVNGHRGDGMSVNGEQLLRYRVVAQVLEMGIVVHSVVIGLSLGASLNPCTIRPLIAALCFHQLFEGMGLGGCILQAEYGMKVKAIMVFFFSATTPFGIALGIGLSNVYSDASPTALIVEGILNAVSAGLLNYMALVELLGADFMGPKLQGRTNVMAWAFVAVLLGAGGMSVMAIWA, encoded by the exons ATGGCTTTTAATACCCGTGGAGTTTCAATTATAAGGAAGCTCCTCGTCTCAGCGGCGACGCTACCACCACTGGCCTCGGCAGCGGCGCCACAATGCGAGTTGAAGTATGAGGGAGGGTGTCGCGACAAGGCGGAGGCGCTCAAGTTGAAAATCGTGGCCATATTCTGCATACTGGTGACCAGTATGATTGGCATTTCGCTCCCGTTGTTCTCCCGCGCAGTTCCTTCACTGCACCCTGACCGCGACGTGTTCGTCCTCGTCAAGGCTTTCGCTTCGGGCGTGATACTCTCTACCGGTTACATGCACGTGATGCCGGACTCCTTCGATGACCTCACATCGATGTGCTTGCCGGAAAGACCCTGGCGGAAGTATCCGTTCACTACTTTCATCGCCATGCTCGCCGCGGTCTTCACTCTCATGGTTGATTCCTTCTCCATTAATTACTTCAGGAAGAAGCTTACTACTTCTACCGCTGAATCCACCACAGCTTCTTCCCTTGAAGCCGGCGAGAACAAGGAAGGAGACATGTTCGGTCATGGACATTGTCATGGCCATGTAAATGGACATCGTGGAGATGGGATGAGCGTGAATGGGGAACAGTTGCTGCGTTACCGTGTTGTGGCTCag GTGTTGGAGATGGGGATTGTGGTGCACTCGGTGGTGATTGGTTTGTCATTGGGAGCTTCGTTGAACCCGTGCACGATTAGGCCTCTCATTGCTGCGCTCTGCtttcatcaattgtttgaagGAATGGGCTTAGGTGGATGCATACTTCAG GCTGAATATGGAATGAAGGTGAAGGCTATAATGGTCTTCTTCTTCTCGGCAACGACGCCGTTTGGGATCGCGTTGGGGATCGGATTATCGAACGTGTATAGCGACGCGAGTCCAACTGCGCTTATTGTGGAAGGGATTCTGAACGCTGTTTCGGCGGGGCTTTTGAATTATATGGCACTTGTTGAGTTGTTGGGCGCTGATTTCATGGGGCCCAAGTTACAAGGCAGAACAAATGTCATGGCTTGGGCTTTTGTGGCAGTTTTGCTTGGGGCAGGGGGCATGTCAGTGATGGCAATATGGGCGTAG